Proteins from one Caulobacter sp. 73W genomic window:
- a CDS encoding sel1 repeat family protein: MLASMDMEMVGEIPLPTAESTGDELFRMGLLYSTGQGGAPLDYVSAHMLFNLAAMRGSMEAKVYRKELSAEMDTDEVAEAQRAAREWLQQA, encoded by the coding sequence ATGCTGGCGAGCATGGACATGGAAATGGTCGGGGAAATTCCTCTGCCGACCGCGGAATCCACCGGCGATGAGCTGTTCCGGATGGGGCTGCTCTATTCGACGGGGCAGGGCGGCGCGCCGCTCGACTACGTTTCGGCGCACATGCTGTTCAATCTGGCCGCCATGCGCGGTTCAATGGAAGCCAAGGTGTACCGCAAGGAGCTGAGCGCCGAGATGGACACCGACGAGGTGGCCGAGGCCCAGCGCGCCGCGCGCGAGTGGCTGCAGCAGGCCTGA
- a CDS encoding PepSY-associated TM helix domain-containing protein — translation MNQKVRSILRQVHLWLGLILGLPFVVIAFTGSLLVFYIEIDSLLHPGIRGQTDQSAPGWSSPVWDEALRTVQAKWPGETGKWSFEVTGKPGAIPARYYPPSEGHDHHTGPDPLMVWISPDGRQVLREAVWGDYLMTFFYDVHRNLLAGAVGNIVVGWLGVATLFLLLTGLVVWWPRGSWRKAIAYKPRASPIRRLYDLHKLIGLGSLFLLLILSGTGALLGLPAEKNWLLDRIIAPVVPVPSPASTTASGTQVPVSRALAAAHAALPDARLAWVDVPGPGDGVFRVRAQVPGDPTHRFPYSFVFVDQYSGTVLAVHDARNGTASTTVSNWLRPLHDASVGGLATRILGVIVGFAPLALFTTGILRWRRRGDRASSRGA, via the coding sequence ATGAACCAGAAAGTTCGATCGATCCTTCGACAGGTTCACCTGTGGCTGGGGCTCATCCTCGGCCTGCCGTTCGTGGTGATCGCCTTCACGGGCTCGCTGCTGGTCTTCTACATCGAGATCGACAGCCTGCTTCACCCGGGCATTCGCGGCCAGACGGACCAGTCGGCCCCCGGCTGGTCCTCCCCCGTCTGGGATGAGGCGCTCAGGACGGTCCAGGCCAAATGGCCGGGCGAGACCGGCAAGTGGTCGTTCGAGGTCACCGGAAAGCCGGGCGCCATCCCCGCCCGCTACTATCCGCCGAGCGAAGGACACGACCACCATACCGGCCCCGATCCGCTGATGGTCTGGATCAGCCCTGACGGCCGCCAGGTGCTGCGCGAGGCCGTGTGGGGCGACTACCTCATGACCTTCTTCTACGACGTTCACCGAAACCTGCTGGCGGGAGCGGTCGGCAACATCGTGGTCGGCTGGCTGGGCGTCGCCACCCTGTTCCTGCTGCTGACCGGGCTGGTGGTCTGGTGGCCGCGGGGCAGCTGGCGCAAGGCTATCGCCTACAAGCCCCGCGCCTCGCCGATCCGGCGGCTTTACGACCTGCACAAGCTGATCGGCCTGGGCAGCCTTTTCCTGCTGCTGATCCTGTCCGGCACCGGCGCGCTGCTCGGCCTGCCGGCGGAAAAGAACTGGCTGCTCGACAGGATCATCGCGCCGGTGGTTCCCGTGCCCTCCCCCGCCTCGACCACGGCCAGCGGGACACAGGTCCCCGTCAGCCGTGCGCTCGCCGCCGCCCACGCCGCCCTGCCCGACGCTCGGTTAGCCTGGGTCGATGTCCCCGGCCCAGGCGACGGCGTGTTCCGGGTGCGGGCCCAGGTCCCCGGCGATCCGACCCACCGCTTCCCCTACAGCTTCGTCTTCGTGGACCAGTATTCCGGCACGGTCCTGGCGGTGCACGACGCCCGCAACGGCACGGCCTCGACCACGGTCAGCAACTGGCTACGCCCCTTGCACGACGCATCGGTCGGCGGCCTGGCCACGCGGATTCTGGGAGTGATCGTGGGGTTCGCGCCGCTGGCGCTGTTCACCACCGGGATCCTGCGCTGGCGACGCCGCGGCGACCGCGCCTCATCGCGAGGCGCGTAG
- a CDS encoding isocitrate lyase, whose protein sequence is MTTRKTYAEHRDELLRRYPSAVTPGGVAIDDIIQLRLQNTFPTHLDIARAMAPVMRADMAAYDADSSKFTQSLGCWSGFHAQQMIKSVKRLRGTTKGAYVYLSGWMVAGLRNRFGHLPDQSMHEKTSVVDLIEEIYVSLRQADEVAVNDLFKALKQAREDGDAVAQQAAIKAIDNFETHVVPIIADIDAGFGNEHATYLLAKEMIKAGACCLQIENQVSDAKQCGHQDGKVTVPREDFIEKLRACRLAFEELGVDDGVIVARTDSLGAGLTQKVPVSQSEGDLAADYIKWLKTEPITTDAPLREGELAIYKDGDFVRPVRMPNGLFAFQEGSGRARVVEDCIASLTEGGADLLWIETDTPNVDEIAAMVAEIRQAVPNAKLTYNNSPSFNWTLNLRNQVRAQWVAEGKIHPDSYPEGASLMSAEFDGTDLGREADERLARFQVDIAARAGVFHNLITLPTFHLTAKSMDELSRGYFGEDRMKAYVNSVQREEIRRGVSAVKHQHEVGSDLGDTFKEMVAGERALKAGGHGNTMNQFAAE, encoded by the coding sequence ATGACGACGCGCAAAACCTATGCCGAGCACCGCGATGAACTGCTTCGCCGCTATCCGTCGGCCGTGACGCCGGGCGGCGTCGCGATCGACGACATCATCCAGCTGCGCCTGCAGAACACCTTCCCCACGCACCTGGACATCGCGCGGGCCATGGCCCCGGTCATGCGGGCGGACATGGCGGCCTATGACGCGGACTCGTCGAAGTTCACCCAGTCGCTGGGCTGCTGGTCGGGCTTCCACGCCCAGCAGATGATCAAGTCGGTCAAGCGCCTGCGCGGCACGACCAAGGGGGCTTATGTCTATCTGTCCGGCTGGATGGTCGCCGGCCTGCGCAATCGCTTCGGCCACCTGCCGGACCAGTCGATGCACGAGAAGACCTCGGTCGTCGATCTGATCGAGGAGATCTACGTCTCGCTGCGCCAGGCCGACGAGGTCGCGGTCAACGACCTGTTCAAGGCCCTGAAGCAGGCGCGGGAGGACGGCGACGCCGTCGCCCAGCAGGCGGCGATCAAGGCCATCGACAACTTCGAGACCCACGTCGTCCCGATCATCGCCGACATCGACGCCGGCTTCGGCAACGAGCACGCGACCTATCTTCTGGCCAAGGAGATGATCAAGGCCGGCGCCTGCTGCCTGCAGATCGAGAACCAGGTCTCGGACGCCAAGCAATGCGGCCACCAGGACGGCAAGGTCACGGTCCCGCGCGAGGACTTCATCGAGAAGCTGCGCGCCTGCCGCCTGGCCTTCGAGGAGCTGGGCGTCGACGACGGCGTCATCGTCGCCCGCACCGACAGCCTGGGCGCGGGCCTGACCCAGAAGGTGCCGGTCAGCCAGTCCGAAGGCGACCTGGCCGCCGACTACATCAAGTGGCTGAAGACCGAACCGATCACCACGGATGCCCCTCTGCGCGAGGGTGAGCTGGCGATCTACAAGGACGGCGACTTCGTCCGGCCGGTGCGCATGCCCAACGGGCTGTTCGCCTTCCAGGAAGGCTCGGGCCGCGCCCGCGTGGTCGAGGACTGCATCGCGTCGCTGACCGAGGGCGGCGCTGACCTGCTGTGGATCGAGACCGACACGCCGAACGTCGACGAGATCGCGGCCATGGTCGCGGAGATCCGCCAGGCCGTTCCGAACGCCAAGCTGACCTACAACAACTCGCCGTCGTTCAACTGGACCCTGAACCTGCGCAACCAGGTCCGCGCCCAGTGGGTGGCCGAGGGCAAGATCCATCCGGACAGCTATCCCGAGGGCGCGTCCCTGATGTCGGCGGAATTCGACGGCACGGACCTGGGCCGCGAGGCGGACGAACGCCTGGCCCGCTTCCAGGTCGACATCGCCGCCCGGGCCGGGGTGTTCCACAACCTGATCACCCTGCCGACCTTCCACCTGACGGCCAAGAGCATGGACGAGCTGTCGCGCGGGTACTTCGGCGAGGATCGCATGAAGGCCTACGTCAACTCGGTCCAGCGCGAGGAAATCCGTCGGGGCGTCTCGGCCGTGAAGCACCAGCACGAGGTCGGCTCGGACCTCGGCGACACCTTCAAGGAGATGGTCGCCGGCGAGCGCGCCCTGAAGGCCGGCGGCCACGGCAACACCATGAACCAGTTCGCAGCAGAGTAG
- a CDS encoding short-chain fatty acyl-CoA regulator family protein, with the protein MAGDKKLFLGGRLRRLRRDLGLTQAATAEQLGVSASYLNLLERNQRPVTAQVLLRLAEAFDIDLRSLSADDPGGGAGLEEVFSDSMFADLRVSRHDIAELLEASPDVAEAIMRLYRGYLDRGRLIDLGAVERNGETVAGASQPTDWVRDLAASHRNYFEELEAAAEAISKTLAAEPHDLAASLRQRLQQEHRVQTKVMPAEVMSASLRRYDHHRKRLMVSETLSSASRTFAMAYQLGLLEHGAELNAMADRFSPPDRATRQLLKVFLANYLAAAIMTPYAPFLEAMETSGYDIERVRARFGISFEQAAQRLTTLGRAGSRGVPFFMVRVDAAGNISKRFAAGAFPFSRFGGTCPRWNVHDSFKTPGRTITQIIETPDGERYFTLARTVRRVAGLHSGQEDELAIGLGCELKYASKLVHARGLDLAGPTVTEVGPACRICERPVCPQRAAAPINRTLLVDEMNKPVSPFAFIT; encoded by the coding sequence ATGGCCGGCGACAAGAAACTCTTCCTCGGCGGACGACTGCGCAGACTGCGCCGCGACCTCGGCCTGACCCAGGCCGCGACGGCGGAACAGCTGGGCGTCTCCGCCAGCTACCTGAACCTGCTGGAGCGCAACCAGCGGCCGGTCACCGCCCAGGTTCTGCTGCGGCTGGCCGAGGCGTTCGACATCGACCTGCGCTCCCTGTCGGCGGACGATCCCGGCGGCGGCGCGGGGCTGGAGGAGGTGTTCTCCGACAGCATGTTCGCCGACCTCCGCGTCAGCCGGCACGACATCGCCGAACTGCTCGAGGCCTCGCCCGACGTGGCCGAGGCGATCATGCGCCTCTATCGCGGCTATCTGGATCGCGGCCGGCTCATCGACCTGGGCGCGGTGGAGCGCAACGGCGAGACCGTCGCCGGCGCCTCGCAGCCCACCGACTGGGTCCGCGACCTGGCCGCCTCCCACCGCAACTATTTCGAGGAACTGGAAGCCGCCGCCGAGGCGATCAGCAAGACGCTGGCGGCGGAGCCCCACGACCTCGCCGCTTCCCTGCGCCAGCGGCTGCAGCAGGAGCATCGCGTCCAGACCAAGGTCATGCCGGCCGAGGTGATGAGCGCCTCGCTGCGCCGCTACGACCACCACCGCAAACGCCTGATGGTGTCGGAGACCCTGTCCTCGGCCAGCCGCACCTTCGCCATGGCCTATCAGTTGGGACTGCTGGAGCACGGCGCCGAGCTCAACGCCATGGCCGATCGCTTCAGCCCGCCGGACCGCGCCACGCGCCAGCTGCTGAAGGTCTTCCTGGCCAACTATCTGGCCGCCGCGATCATGACCCCCTACGCCCCTTTCCTGGAGGCGATGGAAACCAGCGGCTACGACATCGAACGGGTCCGCGCCCGGTTCGGCATCAGCTTCGAACAGGCCGCCCAGCGGCTGACAACCCTGGGCCGCGCCGGCAGCCGGGGCGTGCCGTTCTTCATGGTCCGCGTCGATGCGGCGGGAAACATCTCCAAGCGGTTCGCAGCCGGCGCCTTTCCCTTCTCGCGGTTCGGCGGCACCTGCCCGCGCTGGAACGTCCACGACAGCTTCAAGACCCCGGGCCGCACGATCACCCAGATCATCGAGACCCCGGACGGCGAGCGCTATTTCACCCTGGCCCGCACCGTGCGCCGGGTGGCCGGCCTGCATTCCGGCCAGGAGGACGAGCTGGCCATCGGTCTGGGATGCGAGCTGAAATACGCCTCGAAGCTGGTCCATGCGCGCGGCCTCGACCTCGCCGGCCCGACGGTGACGGAGGTCGGCCCCGCCTGCCGGATCTGTGAGCGTCCGGTCTGCCCGCAGCGCGCCGCCGCGCCGATCAACCGCACCCTGCTGGTCGACGAGATGAACAAGCCCGTCTCCCCGTTCGCGTTCATCACCTGA
- the gatB gene encoding Asp-tRNA(Asn)/Glu-tRNA(Gln) amidotransferase subunit GatB, with protein sequence MTETFTLKGRTGDWEIVLGLEVHAQVASNSKLFSGAAVGFGAGPNEQVSLVDAAMPGMLPVLNKFCVEQAVRTGLGLKAQINLKSRFDRKNYFYPDLPQGYQISQFEFPIVGEGEVTVDRIDGSSFTVRIERLHLEQDAGKSIHDLDPKATYVDLNRSGTALMEIVSKPDMRSPEDAAAYVKKLRAILVTLGTCDGDMEKGNLRADVNVSVCRPGDYEKFRETGSFKHLGTRCEIKNVNSYRFIQQAINYEARRQIEILEDGGKIDQETRLFDPGKGETRSMRSKEEAHDYRYFPDPDLLPLEIDPAWVKAIEAGLPELPDAKKARLMGDYGLSAYDASVLTSDGDVAAFFEEAAKGRDAKLVANWTLNDLMGRLGKDGLEITASPISAADIGALVALIEDGTISGKIARTVFDHMWAGEGAPAAIVEKHGLVQITDTGAIEAAVDKLIAANPDKAEAVKEKPQAIGWFVGQVMKETGGKANPAAVNDILKAKLGL encoded by the coding sequence ATGACTGAGACCTTCACACTCAAGGGCCGCACCGGTGACTGGGAGATCGTTCTCGGTCTCGAGGTCCACGCCCAGGTGGCGTCCAACTCCAAGCTGTTCAGCGGCGCGGCCGTCGGCTTCGGCGCGGGTCCGAACGAGCAGGTCTCGCTCGTGGACGCGGCCATGCCCGGCATGCTGCCAGTGCTCAACAAGTTCTGCGTCGAGCAGGCGGTCCGCACGGGCCTGGGCCTGAAGGCGCAGATCAACCTGAAGAGCCGCTTCGACCGGAAGAACTACTTCTATCCGGACCTGCCGCAGGGCTACCAGATCAGCCAGTTCGAGTTCCCGATCGTGGGCGAGGGCGAAGTGACCGTCGATCGTATCGACGGGTCCAGCTTCACCGTGCGCATCGAGCGCCTGCACCTGGAACAGGACGCCGGCAAGTCGATCCACGACCTGGATCCGAAGGCGACCTATGTCGACCTGAACCGCTCGGGCACGGCGCTGATGGAGATCGTCAGCAAGCCGGACATGCGCTCGCCGGAAGACGCCGCCGCCTATGTGAAGAAGCTGCGCGCCATCCTGGTCACGCTGGGCACCTGCGACGGCGACATGGAGAAGGGCAATCTTCGCGCCGACGTGAACGTCTCGGTCTGCCGCCCCGGCGACTACGAGAAGTTCCGCGAGACGGGCAGCTTCAAGCATCTCGGCACGCGCTGCGAGATCAAGAACGTCAACAGCTACCGCTTCATCCAGCAGGCCATCAACTACGAGGCCCGTCGCCAGATCGAAATCCTCGAGGACGGCGGCAAGATCGACCAGGAAACCCGCCTGTTCGATCCGGGCAAGGGCGAGACGCGGTCGATGCGTTCCAAGGAAGAGGCGCACGACTATCGGTATTTCCCCGATCCGGACCTGCTGCCGCTGGAGATCGATCCGGCGTGGGTGAAGGCGATCGAGGCCGGCCTGCCGGAACTGCCGGACGCCAAGAAGGCGCGCCTGATGGGCGACTACGGCCTGTCGGCCTATGACGCCTCGGTGCTGACGTCGGACGGCGACGTGGCGGCCTTCTTCGAGGAAGCGGCCAAGGGCCGCGACGCCAAGCTGGTGGCCAACTGGACGCTGAACGACCTGATGGGCCGTCTGGGCAAGGACGGGCTTGAGATCACCGCTTCGCCGATCAGCGCCGCGGACATCGGCGCCCTGGTCGCCCTGATCGAGGACGGCACCATCTCGGGCAAGATCGCCCGGACGGTGTTCGACCACATGTGGGCGGGCGAGGGGGCTCCGGCCGCGATCGTCGAGAAGCACGGCCTGGTCCAGATCACCGACACCGGCGCCATCGAGGCGGCGGTGGACAAGCTGATCGCGGCCAATCCCGACAAGGCGGAAGCCGTGAAGGAAAAGCCGCAGGCCATCGGCTGGTTCGTCGGCCAGGTCATGAAGGAGACCGGCGGCAAGGCCAATCCGGCCGCCGTCAACGACATCCTGAAGGCGAAGCTGGGGCTCTGA
- a CDS encoding glutathione S-transferase N-terminal domain-containing protein, with the protein MAGEIELHYWPTPNGWKISIALEEMGLPYRMIPVNIGKGDQFEPGFQAISPNGRMPAIVDPDGPDGKPVSIFESGAILQYLARKSGQFYGANARDQIEIDQWLFWQVGGLGPMAGQTHHFRQYAPAMIRDQRQVAYGAIRYTNETHRLYGVLNKRLADRDFIAGDYSIADMASWPWVVPWKNQGIQIDEFSHLKAWFERVGERAAVQTGYKLGAELRNAALANAGKAGDQARSVLFGQRAR; encoded by the coding sequence ATGGCTGGCGAGATCGAGCTGCACTACTGGCCCACGCCGAACGGCTGGAAGATCTCCATCGCCCTGGAGGAGATGGGCCTGCCTTACCGGATGATCCCGGTGAACATCGGCAAGGGCGACCAGTTCGAACCCGGCTTCCAGGCCATCAGCCCCAACGGCCGCATGCCCGCCATCGTCGATCCCGACGGCCCGGACGGAAAGCCGGTCTCGATCTTCGAGTCCGGCGCGATCCTGCAGTACCTCGCCCGCAAGAGCGGCCAGTTCTACGGCGCGAACGCCCGCGACCAGATCGAGATCGACCAGTGGCTGTTCTGGCAGGTCGGCGGCCTGGGCCCCATGGCCGGCCAGACCCACCATTTCCGCCAGTACGCCCCGGCCATGATCCGAGACCAGCGGCAGGTCGCCTATGGCGCCATCCGCTACACCAACGAGACGCACCGCCTGTACGGCGTGCTGAACAAGCGCCTGGCGGATCGGGACTTCATCGCCGGCGACTATTCCATCGCCGACATGGCGTCCTGGCCCTGGGTCGTGCCCTGGAAGAACCAGGGAATCCAGATCGACGAGTTCTCGCATCTGAAGGCCTGGTTCGAGCGGGTGGGCGAACGCGCCGCCGTACAGACCGGCTACAAGCTGGGCGCGGAACTGCGCAATGCGGCCCTGGCGAACGCCGGCAAGGCCGGCGATCAGGCCCGCAGCGTCCTGTTCGGCCAGCGAGCGCGCTAG
- a CDS encoding TonB-dependent receptor produces the protein MKSLLLASSALIGAALPAVCHADALGDAPTSVEGVIVTGRQMQTKAEVTGRLGLTERETPAAIDVLTQEDFQIQGLRSAIEAMNAAPGVASGNLPGSVGSVSMRGFHRAVNYLYDGVRMPNSDVGVRNWDAWSFERVEVIKGPASVTSGEGALAGAINFVPRRPVLGKMFGEVFGSVGSLDTYRIAGDLNAPIGDRAAVRADLVYSRSDGWVDDTASNSFGANVAVLLKPSDRLSVTLSADYFEDEFSSAYYGTPLVPAARDQRPTDLVSGSAGLVFDKALRDRNYDVEDGLMDSRSVWLRARAEHQLNDAWRIVSDTSWYDSDRQWRDSDDYSFNAATGRIDRLTSLIDHDHQVWNQRLHAAYDGTLAGRRNRFTLGVEFSGTDFFTVRRFGTTTSVDPYAPARGPFPADTPANFATRQDVWADVKSRAVFVEDAFNLTPKLLLVAGARVDDFSLDRRVLSVISGAASTYAQDYDPVSWRVGAVYSLRPKTQVYGQFTRAATPISGLLFMSAANAAFDVSMGKSYEIGFKTLALDDRLQITASVFDIRQDDILTRDPSNPAITIQGGSQTSRGVELSLDWAVTDEWRVELGATAMEAEFDELIEAGGADRSGNRPPNVPERLADLVVTYAPNSLPLTFTGALRHNGAFYTSNANTVKVDAFTVLDASVSWDAAFGTLTLRGRNLADTLYADWSGYSSYLVFVGAPRTVELSLSRKF, from the coding sequence ATGAAATCCCTTCTGCTTGCTTCCAGCGCCCTGATCGGCGCTGCTCTCCCCGCCGTCTGCCACGCTGATGCGCTCGGCGACGCGCCCACCTCGGTCGAGGGCGTCATCGTCACCGGCCGCCAGATGCAGACCAAGGCCGAGGTCACCGGCCGCCTGGGCCTCACCGAACGCGAGACCCCCGCTGCCATCGACGTCCTCACCCAAGAGGACTTCCAGATCCAGGGCCTGCGCAGCGCCATCGAGGCGATGAACGCCGCCCCCGGCGTCGCCTCGGGCAACCTGCCCGGCTCGGTCGGCTCGGTGTCCATGCGCGGTTTCCACCGCGCGGTGAACTACCTCTATGACGGCGTTCGCATGCCCAACTCCGACGTCGGGGTGCGCAACTGGGACGCCTGGTCGTTCGAGCGGGTCGAGGTGATCAAGGGCCCGGCCTCGGTGACGTCGGGCGAAGGCGCCCTAGCCGGCGCCATCAACTTCGTCCCGCGTCGCCCCGTGCTGGGCAAGATGTTCGGCGAGGTCTTCGGCAGCGTCGGCAGCCTCGATACCTATCGCATCGCCGGGGACCTCAACGCCCCGATCGGCGACCGCGCCGCCGTCCGCGCCGACCTCGTCTATTCCCGATCGGACGGCTGGGTCGACGACACGGCGTCAAACAGCTTCGGCGCCAATGTCGCGGTGCTTCTGAAGCCTTCCGACCGCCTGTCGGTGACGCTGTCGGCGGACTATTTCGAGGACGAGTTCTCCAGCGCCTATTACGGCACGCCGCTGGTGCCCGCCGCCAGGGACCAGCGCCCGACCGACCTGGTCTCGGGCTCCGCCGGCCTGGTGTTCGATAAGGCCCTTCGCGACCGCAACTACGACGTCGAGGACGGCCTCATGGATTCGCGGTCGGTCTGGCTGCGGGCCCGGGCGGAGCATCAGCTCAACGACGCCTGGCGGATCGTCAGCGACACCAGCTGGTACGATTCCGACCGGCAGTGGCGCGACTCCGACGACTACAGCTTCAACGCCGCCACGGGCCGTATCGACCGCCTCACCTCGCTGATCGACCACGACCATCAGGTCTGGAACCAGCGCCTTCACGCCGCCTATGACGGGACGCTGGCGGGACGCCGCAACCGGTTCACCCTGGGCGTCGAGTTCAGCGGAACGGACTTCTTCACCGTCCGGCGCTTCGGGACCACGACGTCAGTCGACCCCTACGCCCCGGCGCGCGGCCCGTTCCCAGCCGACACCCCGGCCAACTTCGCCACCCGCCAGGATGTGTGGGCCGATGTGAAGTCGCGCGCGGTGTTCGTCGAGGACGCTTTCAACCTGACGCCGAAGCTGCTGCTGGTCGCCGGCGCCCGCGTGGACGACTTCAGCCTGGACCGCCGCGTGCTCAGCGTCATCAGCGGCGCCGCCTCCACCTACGCCCAGGACTATGACCCTGTCTCCTGGCGCGTCGGGGCGGTCTACAGCCTGCGCCCCAAGACCCAGGTCTATGGCCAGTTCACCCGCGCCGCGACCCCGATCAGCGGCCTGCTGTTCATGAGCGCGGCCAACGCCGCCTTCGACGTCAGCATGGGCAAGTCCTACGAGATCGGCTTCAAGACCCTGGCCCTGGACGACCGGCTGCAGATCACCGCCTCGGTGTTCGACATCCGCCAGGACGACATCCTGACCCGCGATCCCTCCAACCCGGCGATCACCATCCAGGGCGGCAGCCAGACCTCGCGCGGGGTCGAACTGTCGCTGGACTGGGCGGTCACCGACGAATGGCGGGTCGAGCTCGGCGCCACCGCGATGGAGGCCGAGTTCGATGAACTGATCGAGGCCGGCGGCGCCGACCGATCCGGCAATCGGCCGCCCAACGTGCCAGAACGCCTGGCCGACCTAGTGGTCACCTATGCGCCCAACTCGCTTCCCCTGACGTTCACCGGAGCGCTTCGCCACAACGGCGCCTTCTACACGTCGAACGCCAACACGGTGAAGGTGGACGCCTTCACCGTGCTCGACGCCTCTGTCAGCTGGGACGCGGCCTTCGGAACGCTCACCCTGCGCGGCCGCAATCTGGCCGACACGCTCTACGCCGACTGGTCGGGCTATTCGTCCTATCTCGTCTTCGTCGGCGCGCCGCGCACCGTCGAACTGTCGCTGTCGCGCAAGTTCTGA
- a CDS encoding RcnB family protein, which produces MKKLLLTLAAAAAVAGPIAVTATEVAAQPRWERDRWDDRRDRREWRREYRDDRRNYDRGYRQGYRDSGRWDRGRHNGYYWNNRFFYGPPPSAYYGRPGFSVGYSSWRQGGYLPPYYRDHRIYDYGRYGLRAPPRGYYWYQAGNDYLLAAAASGLIFDIITR; this is translated from the coding sequence ATGAAAAAGCTGCTGCTGACCCTCGCCGCAGCCGCCGCTGTGGCCGGCCCCATCGCCGTGACGGCGACCGAGGTCGCCGCCCAGCCCCGCTGGGAGCGCGACCGCTGGGACGATCGGCGCGACCGCCGCGAATGGCGTCGTGAATACCGCGATGACCGCCGCAACTACGACCGCGGCTATCGCCAGGGCTACCGCGACAGCGGGCGCTGGGATCGCGGGCGCCACAACGGCTACTACTGGAACAACCGCTTCTTCTACGGCCCGCCGCCGTCGGCCTACTACGGCCGCCCGGGATTCAGCGTGGGCTACTCGTCCTGGCGTCAGGGCGGCTACCTGCCGCCGTACTACCGCGACCACCGCATCTACGACTACGGCCGCTACGGTCTGCGGGCGCCGCCGCGGGGCTACTACTGGTATCAGGCCGGCAACGACTACCTGCTGGCGGCCGCCGCTTCGGGCCTGATCTTCGACATCATCACGAGGTAG